A DNA window from Naumovozyma dairenensis CBS 421 chromosome 8, complete genome contains the following coding sequences:
- the ARN1 gene encoding siderophore transporter (similar to Saccharomyces cerevisiae ARN1 (YHL040C)) encodes MSSISSGDQAMRLSKIGPIENVHVVSSKEKDIETNETDDDITIRSPPPKKSLVIKQTEVMASVYDKWYYHVVLLVSAFICGYGYGLDGNIRYIYTGYATSSYAEHSLLSTVTVINAVVSAASQIVYSRLSDFFGRFILFVIAIVLYVVGTIIQSQAYDVQRYAAGAIFYNAGYVGVLLILLLILSDFSSLKWRLFYQFAPTWPFIINTWISGNITLAANPLVHWSWDVGMWAFIFPLSCIPMLLCMIHMQWKASKTEEWKELKKEKSYYEKHGLLLTLKELFWRLDIIGVLLMVAWLGCILVPLTLAGGVKSKWNDGRIIGPFVLGFVLVPIFAAWEYFFARDPLIPYALIKDRGVWASMGISFLIDFIFYMASDYLYTVLIVAVHESVKSATRISSLSSFVSTVASPFFALLLTRCSRLKPFIMVGCSLWMLSMGLLYHFRGGEQSHSGIIGALCVWGIGTTLFTYPVNVSVQSATSHENMATVTAINYTCYRLGSAIGAAVSGAIWTQKLYPDILKRVTEVVGATEAVTIATEAYSSPYTFITKYTWGTPVRDAVVESYRYIQRLETIVALVFCVPLIIFSLCLRDAKLTDEIAHENIKEGEYVSKEDSDVFFDWLKKVFGRSKKSDEDA; translated from the coding sequence ATGTCTTCAATATCAAGTGGTGACCAGGCAATGCGTCTTAGTAAGATTGGTCCGATCGAAAATGTCCATGTAGTATCttctaaagaaaaagatatcgaaacaaatgaaactgatgatgatatcaCTATTCGTTCTCCTCCACCAAAGAAGAGTTTAGTCATCAAACAAACTGAAGTTATGGCTTCTGTTTACGACAAGTGGTACTATCATGTCGTATTGTTGGTATCTGCTTTCATTTGTGGTTATGGTTATGGTCTTGATGGTAACATCCGTTACATTTATACAGGTTATGCTACATCCTCATATGCCGAAcattctttattatctaCTGTTACCGTTATTAACGCTGTTGTCTCAGCTGCATCTCAAATTGTTTACTCGAGGTTATCTGATTTCTTTGGTAGGTTTATTCTGTTCGTTATTGCTATTGTTCTTTACGTCGTAGGTACCATTATTCAATCACAAGCTTATGACGTTCAAAGATATGCTGCAGGTGCAATTTTCTATAACGCTGGTTATGTTGGTGTGTTATTAATTCTATTACTGATATTGTCAGATTTCTCATCATTAAAGTGGAGATTATTCTATCAATTTGCTCCAACGTGGccatttattatcaatactTGGATCTCTGGTAACATCACCTTGGCGGCTAATCCTTTAGTTCATTGGTCATGGGATGTCGGTATGTGGGCTTTCATTTTCCCATTATCTTGCATACCAATGCTGTTATGTATGATTCATATGCAATGGAAGGCTTCCAAAACTGAAGAATggaaagaattgaaaaaggaaaaatctTATTATGAAAAACATGGTCTACTATTGACTTTGAAGGAATTGTTTTGGAGGTTAGATATCATTGGTGTTTTGTTAATGGTTGCATGGTTAGGTTGTATATTAGTCCCACTTACCCTTGCTGGTGGTGTTAAATCCAAATGGAATGATGGTAGAATTATTGGTCCATTTGTCTTAGGTTTCGTCTTAGTTCCAATCTTTGCTGCTTGGGAGTATTTTTTCGCAAGAGATCCCTTAATTCCATATGCCTTAATTAAAGATCGTGGTGTTTGGGCATCAATGggtatttctttcttgatcGATTTTATCTTTTATATGGCCTCAGACTACCTATATACAGTCTTAATCGTCGCAGTCCATGAATCGGTCAAATCTGCTACTagaatttcttcattatcatcctTTGTATCTACTGTTGCCTCTCCATTTTTCGCATTATTGTTAACTAGATGTTCTAGATTAAAACCCTTCATCATGGTAGGTTGCTCATTGTGGATGCTTAGTATGGGATTGTTATATCATTTCAGAGGTGGTGAACAATCACACTCAGGTATTATTGGTGCACTATGTGTATGGGGTATTGGGACAACTTTGTTTACATATCCAGTTAATGTATCAGTACAATCAGCTACCAGTCATGAAAATATGGCAACTGTTACAGCTATTAATTATACATGTTATCGTTTAGGTTCTGCGATTGGTGCTGCAGTTAGTGGTGCCATTTGGACACAAAAATTATATCCAGATATATTGAAACGTGTTACAGAAGTGGTGGGTGCTACAGAAGCAGTTACAATTGCAACTGAAGCTTACTCATCTCCTTATACTTTTATCACAAAATATACTTGGGGTACACCTGTTAGAGACGCTGTTGTTGAATCGTATAGatatattcaaagattAGAAACAATTGTTGCTTTAGTTTTCTGTGTGCCACTTATTATCTTCTCATTATGCTTGAGAGATGCTAAGCTAACCGACGAAATTGCAcatgaaaatatcaaagaagGTGAATATGTTTCGAAAGAAGATAGTGATGTGTTCTTCGATTGGTTAAAGAAAGTTTTTGGCCGTTCCAAGAAATCTGACGAAGACGCTTAA
- the EFM1 gene encoding protein-lysine N-methyltransferase (similar to Saccharomyces cerevisiae YHL039W; ancestral locus Anc_4.1): MMISGKKYDDFFEWCKANNCFIDDRISFKFTDSAGITAYANSSIPIQQTPLISVPTNLLLTYQNATDFFNWSIAKGGNLPTNNPNAITQLYLSHLKLNPEAKKSQWDKYVEILSLDLNQPYFWTVDQLQQLKGTDLYIKIQQDFATIIQEYIELLQILKVDILDQEKLQTATISHYINSHLPTLLDGKLPWNHFVSYLWSHCIFKSRAFPQLLLNNAGSDVGNINLAFLFPIVDLLNHKNDVVVKWESSNDINNKNDNKVLTFITQETLHVGDQIFNNYGNKSNEELLLGYGFIQENNNNYDYSELTLKLNEETINESLKFCDLQKHDNIVKRDCVSFELNTKEPIPDNLLKFFGFLSKLQTEQVLTLRSILDGSDELYSILLSKLDFFKNHKLPSSNLKPYRLTKQYFNCQRKIFQNSIDYLLKIQKSILKENNNNLTSNLVSFKTILKNDEIFLNSLLQSFGITNFDDIIQKDFLKQSLLLWIVRMSNIESYPSKEQKKLSSWDWLDIQETFREVANSIVIEKEDVMEFIEFYTNAFPKLSNEIPEVYDKGDWKIKQFIIADTVMDILVWTRKLTNEPFFIKKQQPL; encoded by the coding sequence ATGATGATCtcaggaaaaaaatatgatgatttctttgaatggTGCAAAGCtaataattgtttcatCGATGACAGAATTTCATTCAAGTTCACTGATTCTGCAGGTATAACCGCTTATgctaattcatcaattccTATTCAACAAACACCATTGATATCTGTGCCAACAAATCTTTTATTAACATATCAAAATGCAACTGACTTTTTTAATTGGTCAATTGCAAAGGGAGGGAATTTACCAACAAATAATCCAAATGCTATAACACAATTGTATCTATCTCATTTAAAATTGAATCCAGAAGCAAAAAAATCTCAGTGGGATAAATACgtagaaatattatcattggATTTAAATCAACCGTATTTTTGGACTGTAGATCAATTACAACAGTTGAAAGGGACAGATCTTTATATCAAGATTCAACAAGATTTTGCTACAATTATTCAAGAATacattgaattattacaaatCTTAAAGGTAGATATACTTGACCAAGAAAAGTTACAAACTGCAACTATTTCACATTATATCAACTCTCACTTACCGACGCTATTAGATGGGAAATTACCCTGGAATCATTTCGTTTCATACCTTTGGAGTCATTGTATTTTCAAGTCAAGAGCATTCCctcaattattattgaataacGCTGGTAGTGACGTTGGCAATATAAATTTAGCATTTTTATTCCCAattgttgatttattaaaccATAAGAATGATGTCGTAGTGAAATGGGAGAGCTCAAACGATATCAATAACAAAAATGACAATAAAGTACTTACTTTCATTACGCAAGAAACATTACATGTCGGTgatcaaattttcaataattacGGTAATAAGTccaatgaagaattattattaggaTATGGATTCattcaagaaaacaataacaattaTGATTATTCTGAATTAACTTTAAAACTAAACGAAGAGACTATCAACGAATCATTGAAGTTTTGTGATTTGCAAAAACATGATAATATAGTTAAACGAGATTGTGTTTCCTTTGAATTGAATACAAAGGAACCAATCCctgataatttattgaagtTTTTCGGATTTTTAAGTAAATTACAAACAGAACAAGTGCTCACATTAAGAAGCATATTAGATGGGTCAGATGAGTTATACTCCATCTTATTATCCAAATTagatttctttaaaaatcATAAACTCCCAagttcaaatttgaaaccatATAGATTGACTAAGCAATATTTTAATTGCCAGaggaaaatatttcaaaactCTATAGACTATCTGCTAAAGATCCAAAAATCCATTTTAAaagagaataataataatcttacCTCGAATCTAGTCTCGTTTAAGAcgattttgaaaaatgatgaaattttcttgaattcattattacaatcATTTGGTATTACGAACTTTGATGATATCATACAGAAAGATTTTTTAAAGCAGtccttattattatggATAGTTAGAATGTCTAATATTGAATCATACCCTTcgaaagaacaaaaaaaactatCATCATGGGATTGGTTAGATATTCAAGAAACATTCCGAGAAGTAGCTAATTCTATTGTCatagaaaaagaagacgttatggaatttattgaattttataCCAATGCATTTCCTAAGTTAAGTAATGAAATTCCTGAAGTTTATGATAAAGGtgattggaaaataaaacaatttaTCATTGCAGATACAGTTATGGACATATTAGTTTGGACTAGAAAATTAACCAATGAgccatttttcattaagaaACAACAACCGTTATAA
- the COF1 gene encoding cofilin (similar to Saccharomyces cerevisiae COF1 (YLL050C); ancestral locus Anc_4.2), protein MSRSGVAVADESLSAFNDLKLGKKYKFILFALNDEKTEIVVKETSTDQSYDAFLEKLPENDCLYAVYDFEYEINASEGKRSKIIFFTWSPDVAPIRSKMVYASSKDALRRALNGIAVDIQGTDFSEVSYEDVLDKVSRGKA, encoded by the exons ATGTCAAGATCTGG TGTTGCTGTCGCAGATGAATCCTTAAGTGCCTTCAACGACTTAAAATTAGGtaaaaaatacaaattcATCTTATTTGctttaaatgatgaaaagaCTGAAATCGTCGTGAAGGAGACCTCTACTGACCAATCTTATGATGCATTCTTAGAAAAGCTACCAGAAAATGATTGTTTATATGCCGTCTATGATTTTGAATACGAAATTAACGCTAGTGAAGGTAAGAGGTCTaagattattttcttcacaTGGTCTCCAGATGTGGCTCCAATTAGATCAAAAATGGTCTACGCTTCCTCTAAAGATGCCTTAAGAAGAGCTTTGAACGGTATTGCTGTGGATATTCAAGGTACAGATTTCTCTGAAGTATCATACGAAGATGTCTTAGATAAGGTTAGCAGAGGTAAGGCTTAa
- the CBP2 gene encoding Cbp2p (similar to Saccharomyces cerevisiae CBP2 (YHL038C); ancestral locus Anc_4.4), whose translation MPKSANNTLKPWVSLLFASMRRQALAKRFNYRDNVPFLRTRSLNSTIECINHENLTKVPIETYRTLSNIEIPQLQDILIKDINIPKGSSAIQLVRTDKASQSMKHLEIADWASIVPMFINPILPNYELANKNNSQWPEFAMKQTIKLVSTADQNIILNKTLWPQSIFSNNCRAIGVNNQKYNELQGKGKPMTFINPSNGNHLPILILENVGDIPDGCDSIGIFPRFVPEHRKLFHQLDLLDSYGASIDSPPCNHKELEKIKNERTSLIKGFNKSIHNRREAKIKPPKGELTSLKRLLERTISHKTLWSRAKSEDRTCPADVLRCILLSNEIDTNAIRVEFIKSFILYNILTQSWRLNDQLKKDIIDIRNYSSSGQVIDNLNWKSWDLYIWRKHEEINAMELPQNLDDVVLAKERFDEFLKKLLNYQCMIVSEMKHLKTKFLEGTSAPTAPPRAITVSIIFQTILQNNKWIQVFYPGFMTLINDSLPDFGLKLEPNNIHKRQEENMIFEGEKINAIMKAMLDAEAYLYEDKFANNKPLKIVEVTRMENWKLVILSKLPFPKEVAKLLQYNSKIYTQFVNDPEDVDRNGYSMCTFKKMIDKDTFLYLYRLKDFKQLSQEKLMQTIVDEVD comes from the coding sequence atgCCGAAATCTGCAAACAATACCCTTAAACCATGGGTATCTTTACTATTTGCCTCAATGAGAAGGCAGGCATTAGCAAAAAGATTCAATTATAGAGATAATGTCCCATTTTTAAGAACACGTTCCCTTAATTCCACAATAGAATGTATAAATCATGAGAATCTAACAAAGGTACCCATAGAGACTTATCGAACTCTCTCAAATATAGAGATCCCTCAATTACAAGATATACTcattaaagatataaatattccTAAAGGTTCCTCTGCGATACAGTTGGTAAGAACAGACAAAGCTTCCCAATCAATGAAGCATCTGGAAATAGCAGATTGGGCTTCCATTGTCCCTATGTTCATTAATCCAATCTTACCAAATTATGAACTAGCAAACAAAAATAACAGTCAATGGCCTGAATTTGCAATGAAGCAAACTATAAAATTGGTATCAACTGCTGATCAGAATATTATTCTGAATAAAACACTCTGGCCTCAGTCcatcttttcaaataattgtCGAGCCATTGGTgtaaataatcaaaaataCAATGAACTGCAAGGAAAGGGGAAACCGATGACGTTTATCAATCCGTCAAATGGTAACCATTTACCAATACTTATATTAGAGAACGTTGGTGATATACCAGATGGATGTGATTCTATAGGTATTTTCCCACGATTTGTGCCTGAACATAGGAAATTATTTCATCAGCTTGACCTTCTTGATTCCTATGGGGCTTCTATTGATTCACCTCCATGCAATCATAAAGAACtagaaaaaatcaaaaatgaGAGGACAAGTTTAATTAAAGGTTTCAACAAATCTATTCACAATCGTCGTGAAGCCAAAATAAAACCTCCTAAAGGCGAATTGACGTCATTAAAGAGATTGTTAGAGAGAACTATAAGTCATAAAACGTTATGGAGTAGAGCGAAAAGTGAAGATCGAACATGTCCAGCGGATGTTTTACGTTGCATTTTACTTTCcaatgaaattgatacaAATGCCATTAGAGTTGAATTTATCAAGAGTTTTAtcttatataatattttgacTCAATCCTGGAGATTGAATGATCAACTTAAAAAggatattattgatatacGTAATTATTCCTCTTCTGGACAAgtaattgataatttgaattggaaGAGTTGGgatttatatatttggaGAAAGCACGAAGAAATAAATGCAATGGAACTACCACAAAATTTAGATGATGTGGTCTTAGCAAAGGAAagatttgatgaatttttgaaaaaattactgAATTACCAATGCATGATTGTTTCTGAAATGAAACATCTTAAGACAAAATTTTTAGAGGGTACTTCTGCTCCTACAGCTCCACCAAGAGCTATAACAGtatctattattttccaaacaattttgcaaaataataaatggatCCAGGTGTTTTATCCAGGCTTCATGACTCTAATTAATGATAGCTTACCGGATTTCGGTTTGAAATTGGAACCAAACAATATACATAAAAGACAAGAGgaaaatatgatttttgaaggagaaaaaattaatgcAATTATGAAAGCAATGTTAGATGCAGAAGCTTATTTATATGAGGATAAGTttgcaaataataaaccaCTAAAAATCGTTGAAGTAACCCGAATGGAGAATTGGAAATTGGTTATCTTATCTAAGCTTCCATTTCCTAAAGAAGTTGCGAAATTGCTACAATATAATAGCAAAATCTATACGCAGTTTGTTAATGATCCAGAAGACGTTGATAGAAATGGATACTCTATGTGCactttcaagaaaatgattGACAAAGATACatttttgtatttgtatcGTTTGAAAGATTTCAAACAGTTAtctcaagaaaaattgatgCAGACAATAGTAGACGAGGTCGATTAG